A window from Pseudomonas moraviensis encodes these proteins:
- a CDS encoding phosphate-starvation-inducible protein PsiE, whose product MKINWAEKLRRNVHQLAESLGNLFVETFHYLALFAIGAVTAWAAVMEFLGMLEVGHIKIDDILLLFIYLELGAMVGIYFKTNHMPVRFLIYVAITALTRLLISNVSHHNPPDMGIIYLCGGILLLAFAILVVRYASSQFPSVKIENPQRKIGTGSSEHPEVEKGEL is encoded by the coding sequence GTGAAAATCAACTGGGCCGAGAAACTGCGGCGTAACGTGCATCAACTGGCCGAGTCCCTGGGCAACCTGTTCGTCGAAACCTTTCACTACCTGGCGTTGTTCGCCATCGGCGCGGTGACGGCGTGGGCGGCGGTGATGGAGTTTCTCGGCATGCTCGAAGTCGGGCATATCAAGATTGATGACATTCTGTTGCTGTTCATCTATCTGGAACTGGGCGCGATGGTCGGGATTTATTTCAAGACCAACCACATGCCGGTGCGCTTTCTGATCTACGTAGCGATCACCGCGCTGACGCGCCTGCTGATCTCCAATGTATCGCACCATAACCCGCCCGACATGGGCATCATCTACCTGTGCGGCGGCATTCTGCTGCTGGCGTTCGCGATCCTGGTGGTGCGTTACGCCTCGTCGCAGTTCCCCTCGGTGAAGATCGAGAACCCGCAGCGCAAGATCGGCACGGGCTCCAGCGAACATCCTGAAGTGGAGAAGGGCGAGCTTTAA
- a CDS encoding DUF3509 domain-containing protein, which translates to MDNPFQIITDAFAPDYQINLSIQGLDGSIMLTLSNAGRIVAKRMISAEQRNDPERLKRLVQSIQFGIAIEQGHSAMSILETMTNGAGLTPPPPRVKGQPGQAAGL; encoded by the coding sequence ATGGACAACCCATTTCAAATCATTACCGATGCTTTCGCGCCGGACTATCAGATCAATCTGAGCATTCAGGGCCTGGACGGCAGCATCATGCTGACCCTGTCCAACGCCGGCCGCATCGTGGCCAAACGCATGATCAGCGCCGAACAGCGCAACGATCCTGAGCGGCTGAAGCGGCTGGTGCAAAGCATTCAATTCGGCATCGCCATCGAACAAGGCCACAGCGCCATGTCGATTCTCGAGACCATGACCAACGGCGCCGGGCTGACCCCGCCACCGCCACGGGTCAAAGGCCAGCCCGGCCAGGCGGCGGGCCTTTAA
- a CDS encoding L-serine ammonia-lyase, protein MAISVFDLFKVGIGPSSSHTVGPMRAAATFAQTLIDQHLLNDVRRVEIRLYGSLSATGVGHATDRATVMGLMGEWPDSIDPSTIDPRIQQMRETGQLSLAGQRSIAFDWQSDLLLLDESLPYHPNAMSLTASGESAELFTQTYYSVGGGFIVEAAEAESGVAPTSDVVLPYDFSSAAELLALCKQHNLRVSELMMANERAWRSDAEIRQGLLHIWSVMRECVEQGLRHEGILPGGLKVPRRAAKLHRSLLEIGKPNVISSTLSAMEWVNLFALAVNEENAAGGRMVTAPTNGAAGIIPAVLHYYMKFNPDASDDDVVAFFLGAAAVGILCKKNASISGAEVGCQGEVGSACAMAAAGLADVLGATPEQLENAAEIGLEHNLGLTCDPVGGLVQVPCIERNAIAAVKAINATQMALRGDGNHFISLDRVIRTMRDTGADMHDKYKETSRGGLAVNWVEC, encoded by the coding sequence ATGGCTATCAGTGTTTTCGATCTATTCAAAGTAGGCATCGGCCCGTCCAGTTCCCATACCGTCGGCCCGATGCGCGCAGCGGCGACGTTTGCCCAGACCCTGATCGACCAGCATCTGCTCAATGACGTGCGACGGGTGGAAATCCGTTTGTATGGCTCGCTGTCGGCCACCGGCGTTGGCCATGCCACCGACCGCGCGACCGTCATGGGCCTGATGGGCGAGTGGCCGGACAGCATCGATCCCTCGACTATCGACCCACGCATCCAGCAAATGCGCGAAACCGGGCAACTGTCCCTCGCCGGTCAGCGTTCGATTGCTTTCGATTGGCAAAGTGATCTGCTGCTGCTCGACGAGAGCCTGCCCTACCACCCCAACGCCATGTCGCTGACCGCCTCTGGCGAAAGCGCCGAGTTGTTCACGCAAACCTATTACTCGGTGGGCGGCGGTTTCATCGTCGAAGCCGCTGAGGCCGAGTCAGGCGTGGCGCCGACCAGTGACGTGGTGTTGCCGTACGACTTTTCCAGCGCCGCCGAATTGCTCGCCCTGTGCAAGCAACACAATCTGCGCGTGTCGGAATTGATGATGGCCAACGAACGCGCCTGGCGTAGCGACGCCGAGATCCGCCAGGGCCTGCTGCACATCTGGTCGGTGATGCGCGAATGCGTCGAACAAGGTCTGCGCCACGAAGGCATCCTGCCCGGCGGTCTGAAAGTGCCGCGCCGCGCAGCGAAACTGCACCGCAGCCTTTTGGAAATCGGCAAACCGAATGTGATCAGTTCGACTTTGTCGGCAATGGAATGGGTCAACCTGTTCGCCCTCGCCGTCAACGAAGAAAACGCCGCGGGCGGGCGCATGGTCACCGCGCCGACCAACGGCGCCGCCGGGATCATTCCGGCCGTTCTGCACTACTACATGAAATTCAATCCGGATGCGTCTGACGATGACGTCGTTGCGTTCTTTCTCGGCGCAGCCGCCGTCGGCATTTTGTGCAAGAAAAATGCGTCGATCTCTGGCGCCGAGGTCGGTTGCCAAGGCGAAGTCGGCTCCGCTTGTGCGATGGCCGCCGCCGGCCTGGCCGATGTACTCGGGGCAACGCCAGAGCAATTGGAAAACGCTGCCGAAATCGGCCTCGAACATAACCTGGGTCTGACCTGCGATCCGGTCGGTGGCCTGGTGCAAGTGCCGTGCATCGAGCGCAATGCCATCGCGGCGGTGAAGGCGATCAATGCCACGCAAATGGCCCTGCGCGGCGATGGCAATCACTTCATCTCCCTCGACCGGGTGATCCGCACCATGCGCGACACCGGCGCCGACATGCACGACAAGTACAAGGAAACCTCGCGGGGCGGGCTGGCCGTGAACTGGGTGGAGTGCTGA
- a CDS encoding LysR substrate-binding domain-containing protein: MSRQLHAQTYVWLQVFACAARHLSFTRCAEELHITPGAVSQQIRQLEERLGFRLFHRRARGVELSAQGQRLAITVNEAYGSIDAELRRLDAGMISGTLRLRSIPSFLGKWLTPRLPRLQQRFPDIQLRLVAEDSSVPLHEGDFDLAIDLNDGSYPGLLSTALLDEQIFPVCAPSLLRGRPPLHGPADLGHFPLLHDITAWRGSYEYAEWEFYLNAIGFEGADVRRGHTFNRNHLTIEAAIAGMGVAIARRTLLNDELERGTLIVPFGLSVPNHKRYVLLYAPGALSHPGVRAVHDWLVEEAGIFRSLHPLNEQQM; the protein is encoded by the coding sequence ATGAGTCGTCAATTGCATGCCCAGACCTATGTCTGGCTGCAGGTATTTGCCTGTGCGGCCCGGCACCTGTCGTTCACCCGCTGCGCCGAAGAGCTGCACATCACCCCGGGGGCGGTCAGCCAGCAGATTCGCCAATTGGAAGAGCGCCTGGGCTTTCGCCTGTTTCATCGGCGAGCGCGCGGCGTTGAGTTGAGCGCGCAGGGGCAGCGGCTGGCGATTACTGTCAACGAAGCCTATGGCAGCATCGATGCGGAGTTGCGCCGACTGGATGCCGGGATGATCAGCGGGACGTTACGGCTGCGTTCGATTCCGTCGTTTCTCGGCAAGTGGCTGACGCCGCGTCTGCCGCGCTTGCAGCAACGCTTTCCGGACATCCAGTTGCGCCTGGTGGCGGAGGACAGCAGCGTGCCGTTGCACGAAGGCGATTTCGATCTGGCCATCGATCTCAACGATGGCAGTTACCCCGGATTGTTATCCACAGCCTTGCTCGACGAGCAGATATTTCCGGTATGCGCGCCGAGCCTGCTGCGTGGGCGACCGCCGTTGCACGGGCCGGCGGATCTGGGGCATTTCCCGCTGCTGCACGACATCACCGCCTGGCGTGGCAGTTACGAATACGCGGAATGGGAGTTCTATTTGAATGCGATCGGCTTCGAAGGCGCCGATGTGCGCCGCGGGCATACGTTCAATCGCAATCACCTGACCATCGAAGCGGCGATTGCCGGCATGGGCGTGGCAATTGCCCGGCGCACGCTGCTCAACGACGAGCTGGAACGCGGCACTCTGATCGTGCCGTTCGGCTTGTCGGTGCCTAACCATAAACGCTACGTGCTGCTGTATGCGCCGGGGGCGTTGAGCCATCCGGGCGTACGTGCCGTGCACGATTGGCTGGTGGAGGAGGCGGGGATTTTTCGCAGTCTGCACCCGCTGAATGAGCAGCAGATGTGA
- a CDS encoding HPF/RaiA family ribosome-associated protein, protein MQIQVNSDNHIQSSKRLEEWVRTTIESTLDRYEEDLTRVEVHLSDENGEKPGPHDLRCQLEARPKGHQPISVTHKADSLEQAIDGAAEKLEHKLDHLFGKLRGKPRAAVVPFTGKANDKLLAEEFDENEQAAINS, encoded by the coding sequence ATGCAAATCCAAGTCAACAGCGATAACCATATTCAAAGCAGTAAGCGACTGGAGGAGTGGGTACGTACAACTATTGAGAGCACGCTCGACCGTTATGAAGAAGACCTGACCCGTGTCGAAGTCCACCTCAGCGACGAGAACGGCGAGAAGCCAGGTCCCCATGACTTGCGCTGCCAACTGGAAGCGCGGCCAAAAGGCCACCAACCGATTTCCGTGACCCACAAAGCCGATTCGCTGGAACAGGCGATCGACGGTGCTGCCGAAAAACTCGAGCACAAACTGGATCATCTGTTCGGCAAACTGCGAGGTAAACCACGCGCCGCGGTAGTGCCATTTACCGGCAAGGCCAACGACAAGCTGCTGGCGGAAGAATTCGACGAGAACGAACAGGCAGCCATCAACAGTTGA
- a CDS encoding endonuclease domain-containing protein: MQTRPTLAQFARQLRVNQTDCEQLLWQKLRSRQIANLKFRRQFPCPPYVLDFYCAQLKLAIELDGGQHYETAGLIHDQRRTRYLNQKGIEVARFSNLEVIQQMDDVLEQIIRIAANRKMPSP; encoded by the coding sequence TTCGCCCGCCAGTTACGCGTCAACCAAACCGATTGCGAACAGTTGCTCTGGCAAAAACTCCGCTCCCGCCAAATCGCCAATCTGAAATTTCGCCGGCAGTTTCCGTGTCCGCCTTACGTGCTGGATTTTTACTGTGCGCAGCTGAAATTGGCGATTGAACTGGACGGTGGTCAGCACTATGAAACAGCGGGATTGATTCATGACCAGCGCCGGACACGCTATCTGAACCAAAAGGGCATTGAGGTCGCGCGTTTCAGTAACCTCGAGGTGATCCAGCAGATGGACGATGTGCTAGAGCAGATCATAAGAATTGCGGCGAATCGAAAAATGCCCTCACCCTAA